One Prunus dulcis chromosome 7, ALMONDv2, whole genome shotgun sequence DNA segment encodes these proteins:
- the LOC117633469 gene encoding uncharacterized protein LOC117633469, whose product MKASVKFREDQKPLLRAKVPLSILGLPFQSGIVAGESKELTLNLGTFFESGPSIRVGYRPNDTSNPFSLIVKTGTGPFGSPISSSMLMSAEFNLLGSGKNPSFMLHFKPQFGDFSIKKSQSSVFQKIVGPADGVVSAETPAVDTAFMGKKITVLPSENQAAGIIAGVFSGMEMAARTSMPVRNRGVVNLRWGVRVPAEMKSTGANPIAFQKIPFLVMNKIGIEHVDVADSKVKTTKAAEMEKGLTFPGNAEVAEACFTVKRQLEALQSENGLLRKAVEDLRQEIAGATKSISNSGNGGRNSGGKVDWRSNTEKRSSEGDVSEELKKALNH is encoded by the coding sequence ATGAAAGCTTCGGTCAAATTCCGCGAGGATCAGAAGCCATTGTTGAGGGCCAAGGTGCCCCTCAGCATATTGGGCCTGCCCTTTCAATCTGGAATCGTTGCCGGCGAATCTAAGGAGCTCACTCTCAACCTCGGCACCTTCTTCGAATCCGGACCCTCCATCCGGGTCGGTTACCGCCCGAATGACACGTCCAACCCATTCTCCCTCATCGTCAAGACTGGGACCGGTCCCTTCGGCTCGCCGATCTCCAGTTCCATGCTCATGAGCGCCGAGTTCAATCTGCTCGGCAGCGGGAAAAACCCTAGCTTCATGCTCCACTTCAAGCCTCAGTTCGGAgacttctcgatcaaaaagtcgcAGTCCTCTGTCTTTCAAAAAATCGTAGGTCCAGCTGACGGCGTCGTTTCGGCGGAGACACCAGCAGTGGATACCGCGTTTATGGGGAAGAAAATCACGGTTTTGCCCTCGGAAAATCAAGCGGCCGGAATTATCGCCGGTGTGTTTTCCGGCATGGAAATGGCGGCGAGGACGTCGATGCCCGTGAGGAACCGGGGGGTGGTGAACTTGCGGTGGGGGGTTAGGGTGCCGGCGGAGATGAAGAGTACTGGGGCTAATCCGATTGCGTTTCAGAAGATCCCGTTCCTGGTGATGAACAAGATCGGGATCGAACACGTGGACGTTGCAGATTCGAAGGTTAAAACCACGAAGGCAGCAGAGATGGAAAAGGGATTGACATTTCCGGGAAATGCCGAGGTGGCGGAGGCTTGCTTCACGGTGAAGCGTCAGCTGGAGGCTTTACAGAGCGAGAACGGGTTGCTGAGAAAGGCTGTGGAGGATCTCAGGCAGGAAATCGCCGGCGCCACAAAGTCGATTTCAAATTCAGGCAATGGGGGCAGGAATTCTGGTGGGAAAGTTGACTGGCGGTCAAACACCGAGAAAAGGTCGTCGGAGGGTGATGTGAGTGAGGAATTGAAGAAGGCACTCAATCACTGA